The Pyruvatibacter sp. HU-CL02332 genome includes a window with the following:
- a CDS encoding adenylate kinase gives MNLIFLGPPGAGKGTQAGRVETAHGLVQLSTGDMLRAAVAAGTEIGKQAKEIMERGDLVPDEVVVKIISDRIEEKDCANGFILDGFPRTTGQAEALDKMLEEKGLKLNAVIEIRVDDSILVDRIRTRAAETGGDRADDNEETLKKRLEVYHAQTAPLIPYYESQGKLLVVDGMSAIDDVTRDIEDKIGLATA, from the coding sequence ATGAATCTGATTTTCCTTGGACCACCGGGTGCCGGCAAAGGCACACAGGCTGGCCGTGTCGAAACCGCTCATGGTCTCGTACAGCTTTCCACTGGCGACATGCTGCGCGCAGCTGTTGCCGCCGGTACGGAAATTGGCAAGCAGGCCAAGGAAATTATGGAACGCGGCGACCTGGTGCCGGATGAGGTGGTCGTGAAGATCATTTCAGATCGTATCGAGGAAAAGGACTGTGCCAACGGGTTTATTCTGGATGGTTTTCCGCGCACGACAGGCCAGGCCGAAGCACTGGACAAGATGCTTGAGGAAAAGGGCCTGAAGCTCAATGCGGTGATCGAAATCCGCGTTGATGATTCAATCCTTGTGGACCGTATTCGGACCCGTGCTGCGGAAACAGGTGGTGACCGCGCGGATGACAATGAGGAAACGCTGAAAAAGCGCCTCGAGGTCTATCACGCTCAGACGGCGCCGCTGATCCCGTATTATGAGTCGCAGGGCAAACTTCTGGTTGTGGATGGCATGAGTGCCATTGATGACGTGACCCGAGACATTGAAGACAAGATTGGACTGGCAACTGCATAA
- the secY gene encoding preprotein translocase subunit SecY, translating to MASAAEQLAANLNFSAFAKAEELKKRIWFTLGALLVYRLGTYIPLPGIDPVALAQLFEQQQGGIVGMFDMFAGGAVGRMAIFALNVMPYISASIIMQLMTAVVPRLEQLKKEGESGRKQINQYTRYGTVLLATLQGYGIAVGLESAGNVVIDPGPFFRVSTVITLVGGTMFLMWLGEQITARGVGNGISLIIFAGIVAELPAALVGTLELGRQGALSTLVIIGFLVMAVAVIAFIVFVERAQRRLIVQYPKRQVGNRMFGGDSSHLPLKLNTAGVIPPIFASSLLLLPLTAAGFSGGQGPDWLTTVTTMLGHGQPLYMLMYAAGIVFFAFFYTALVFNPGDTADNLKQYGGFVPGIRPGERTAEYIDYVLTRLTVVGAGYLVIVCLLPEILVSQYSVPFYFGGTSLLIVVSVTMDTVSQVQSHLLAHQYEGMVKKSKLRGGRR from the coding sequence ATGGCGTCGGCTGCCGAACAACTTGCGGCTAACCTCAATTTCTCTGCCTTTGCCAAGGCGGAAGAACTCAAGAAGCGCATCTGGTTCACGCTGGGTGCGCTTTTGGTGTACCGGCTGGGAACCTATATCCCGCTGCCTGGTATTGACCCGGTCGCACTTGCTCAGCTGTTTGAACAGCAGCAGGGCGGTATCGTGGGCATGTTTGACATGTTCGCCGGTGGCGCCGTTGGCCGTATGGCCATCTTTGCCCTAAACGTCATGCCGTATATTTCGGCGTCCATCATCATGCAGCTCATGACGGCGGTTGTGCCGCGTCTTGAGCAGTTGAAGAAGGAAGGCGAAAGCGGCCGCAAGCAGATCAACCAGTATACCCGTTACGGCACAGTCCTTCTGGCGACGTTGCAGGGCTACGGCATTGCTGTGGGGCTGGAAAGCGCCGGCAATGTGGTGATTGATCCAGGACCCTTCTTCCGCGTTTCAACGGTTATTACGCTTGTGGGCGGCACCATGTTCCTGATGTGGCTTGGTGAGCAGATCACCGCGCGCGGCGTCGGCAATGGTATCTCGCTTATCATTTTTGCAGGCATTGTGGCCGAGCTACCGGCAGCCCTTGTGGGAACACTTGAACTTGGTCGCCAGGGTGCACTTTCCACACTGGTCATCATCGGCTTCCTGGTCATGGCTGTTGCTGTGATTGCCTTCATCGTGTTTGTGGAGCGCGCGCAGCGTCGGCTGATTGTGCAGTATCCCAAGCGACAGGTGGGCAACCGCATGTTCGGCGGGGACTCGTCTCATTTGCCGCTCAAGCTTAATACGGCCGGTGTTATTCCACCGATTTTCGCCTCGTCATTGTTGCTCTTGCCGCTGACGGCTGCCGGGTTCTCCGGCGGGCAGGGGCCGGATTGGCTTACGACGGTCACCACGATGCTTGGCCACGGTCAGCCGCTATACATGCTGATGTATGCAGCCGGGATCGTGTTCTTTGCGTTCTTCTACACAGCGCTTGTGTTCAACCCAGGGGACACGGCTGACAATCTGAAACAATATGGCGGCTTTGTGCCGGGCATTCGCCCTGGCGAAAGGACCGCTGAGTACATCGACTATGTGCTGACACGCCTCACTGTGGTGGGGGCCGGGTATTTGGTCATTGTGTGTCTGCTTCCTGAAATTCTGGTCTCCCAGTATTCGGTGCCGTTCTATTTCGGCGGTACGTCACTGCTCATTGTGGTGAGTGTGACCATGGATACGGTGTCTCAGGTGCAAAGCCACCTGTTGGCCCATCAGTATGAAGGCATGGTCAAGAAGTCGAAGTTGCGAGGGGGCCGTCGATGA